The Amaranthus tricolor cultivar Red isolate AtriRed21 chromosome 6, ASM2621246v1, whole genome shotgun sequence genome has a segment encoding these proteins:
- the LOC130816031 gene encoding uncharacterized protein LOC130816031, whose translation MAVTRKSSGPVLRSLSPSGRFYGSSNTTSFASSTSSTFTSRTFIHRSSSPTRLNLYSNGSSGVRFNSGSYSPNRSISAQSVKRPATAGQKKTCMCSPTNHPGSFRCSLHKNVSNRNVSAAQPYQSNRLFARRSAMTNSLVRIGTVEGDLVKRALAALIRPSSHQQRRRCNFQPKKSRLSVMSMAA comes from the coding sequence ATGGCGGTCACCAGAAAATCTAGCGGACCAGTTCTAAGATCGCTCTCACCTTCTGGAAGATTCTATGGTTCTTCCAATACAACATCGTTTGCTTCATCAACTTCAAGCACCTTCACTTCTAGAACCTTCATTCACCGTTCATCATCTCCGACTCGCCTGAATTTATATTCCAACGGTTCATCAGGTGTCCGGTTTAACTCCGGTTCATACTCACCGAACCGGTCTATTTCGGCTCAGTCTGTAAAGCGTCCAGCCACTGCGGGACAGAAGAAGACGTGTATGTGTTCACCGACGAATCATCCCGGTTCTTTTCGGTGTAGTTTGCATAAAAATGTATCGAATCGGAATGTTTCAGCAGCTCAACCGTATCAGTCAAATAGATTGTTTGCTCGGAGGTCAGCGATGACGAATTCTCTTGTGAGAATTGGAACTGTTGAAGGCGATTTGGTGAAACGTGCTTTGGCTGCGCTTATTCGTCCGTCGAGTCATCAACAACGAAGAAGATGTAATTTTCAACCCAAGAAAAGTAGACTTTCTGTTATGTCCATGGCGGCATAG